The Setaria italica strain Yugu1 chromosome IX, Setaria_italica_v2.0, whole genome shotgun sequence genome has a window encoding:
- the LOC101770008 gene encoding cystinosin homolog isoform X3, whose amino-acid sequence MSSSWNSVGLEVLYQVLGWVAFFAWSFSFYPQVLLNYKRKSVVGLNFDFLVLNLTKHSSYLIYNVAMFFSPFIQRQYHDKYGDKEMIPVAANDVAFSLHAVALTSFTVFQVFIYERGIQKVSKVCISITAIVWTAAIVCLIIAWPKSDWLWLIDVFNSIQVGMTAIKYIPQAIMNFRRKSTIGWSIGNILLDLTGGVLNFGQMGVQSIDQHTMVNFYGNIGKTLLSLETVFFDVLFIIQHYVLYPAKKDENDDFPVLPIDVKHVAAQ is encoded by the exons atgtCGTCGTCGTGGAACTCGGTGGGGCTGGAGGTGCTGTACCAGGTGCTGGGCTGGGTCGCCTTCTTCGCCTGGTCCTTCAGCTTCTACCCGCAGGTCCTCCTTAACTACAAGCGCAAGAG TGTTGTGGGTTTGAATTTTGATTTTCTGGTGTTGAACTTGACAAAGCACTCGTCTTACCTCATATACAATGTGGCTATGTTCTTCAGCCCGTTCATCCAGAGACAGTACCATGACAAATATGGTGATAAAGAG ATGATTCCTGTTGCTGCAAATGATGTTGCTTTTTCACTACATGCGGTTGCATTGACATCCTTCACCGTTTTCCAAGTATTTATATATGAG CGAGGAATCCAGAAAGTTTCCAAAGTTTGCATATCAATTACTGCTATTGTCTGGACTGCTGCTATTGTTTGCCTCATTATTGCTTGGCCAAAAAGTGACTGGCTTTGGCTTATTGACGTGTTCAA TTCTATACAAGTTGGTATGACAGCAATCAAGTACATTCCTCAG GCCATCATGAACTTCAGGCGGAAGAGCACAATTGGTTGGAGCATTGGCAACATTTTACTTGACCTCACGGGAGGGGTGCTGAATTTTGGTCAGATGGGTGTGCAATCTATAGATCAAC ATACGATGGTAAATTTCTACGGAAATATTGGGAAAACCCTGCTTTCATTG GAGACGGTTTTCTTCGATGTTCTATTCATAATTCAGCACTATGTGCTGTACCCTGCCAAAAAGGATGAGAATG ACGATTTCCCTGTGCTTCCTATCGATGTAAAACATGTTGCGGCCCAATAG
- the LOC101770008 gene encoding cystinosin homolog isoform X2, with amino-acid sequence MSSSWNSVGLEVLYQVLGWVAFFAWSFSFYPQVLLNYKRKSVVGLNFDFLVLNLTKHSSYLIYNVAMFFSPFIQRQYHDKYGDKEMIPVAANDVAFSLHAVALTSFTVFQVFIYERGIQKVSKVCISITAIVWTAAIVCLIIAWPKSDWLWLIDVFNSIQVGMTAIKYIPQAIMNFRRKSTIGWSIGNILLDLTGGVLNFGQMGVQSIDQHTMVNFYGNIGKTLLSLETVFFDVLFIIQHYVLYPAKKDENADDFPVLPIDVKHVAAQ; translated from the exons atgtCGTCGTCGTGGAACTCGGTGGGGCTGGAGGTGCTGTACCAGGTGCTGGGCTGGGTCGCCTTCTTCGCCTGGTCCTTCAGCTTCTACCCGCAGGTCCTCCTTAACTACAAGCGCAAGAG TGTTGTGGGTTTGAATTTTGATTTTCTGGTGTTGAACTTGACAAAGCACTCGTCTTACCTCATATACAATGTGGCTATGTTCTTCAGCCCGTTCATCCAGAGACAGTACCATGACAAATATGGTGATAAAGAG ATGATTCCTGTTGCTGCAAATGATGTTGCTTTTTCACTACATGCGGTTGCATTGACATCCTTCACCGTTTTCCAAGTATTTATATATGAG CGAGGAATCCAGAAAGTTTCCAAAGTTTGCATATCAATTACTGCTATTGTCTGGACTGCTGCTATTGTTTGCCTCATTATTGCTTGGCCAAAAAGTGACTGGCTTTGGCTTATTGACGTGTTCAA TTCTATACAAGTTGGTATGACAGCAATCAAGTACATTCCTCAG GCCATCATGAACTTCAGGCGGAAGAGCACAATTGGTTGGAGCATTGGCAACATTTTACTTGACCTCACGGGAGGGGTGCTGAATTTTGGTCAGATGGGTGTGCAATCTATAGATCAAC ATACGATGGTAAATTTCTACGGAAATATTGGGAAAACCCTGCTTTCATTG GAGACGGTTTTCTTCGATGTTCTATTCATAATTCAGCACTATGTGCTGTACCCTGCCAAAAAGGATGAGAATG CAGACGATTTCCCTGTGCTTCCTATCGATGTAAAACATGTTGCGGCCCAATAG
- the LOC101770008 gene encoding cystinosin homolog isoform X1, whose amino-acid sequence MSSSWNSVGLEVLYQVLGWVAFFAWSFSFYPQVLLNYKRKSVVGLNFDFLVLNLTKHSSYLIYNVAMFFSPFIQRQYHDKYGDKEMIPVAANDVAFSLHAVALTSFTVFQVFIYERGIQKVSKVCISITAIVWTAAIVCLIIAWPKSDWLWLIDVFNSIQVGMTAIKYIPQAIMNFRRKSTIGWSIGNILLDLTGGVLNFGQMGVQSIDQHTMVNFYGNIGKTLLSLETVFFDVLFIIQHYVLYPAKKDENGKAIISERVAPLIRPSDKPEEDNV is encoded by the exons atgtCGTCGTCGTGGAACTCGGTGGGGCTGGAGGTGCTGTACCAGGTGCTGGGCTGGGTCGCCTTCTTCGCCTGGTCCTTCAGCTTCTACCCGCAGGTCCTCCTTAACTACAAGCGCAAGAG TGTTGTGGGTTTGAATTTTGATTTTCTGGTGTTGAACTTGACAAAGCACTCGTCTTACCTCATATACAATGTGGCTATGTTCTTCAGCCCGTTCATCCAGAGACAGTACCATGACAAATATGGTGATAAAGAG ATGATTCCTGTTGCTGCAAATGATGTTGCTTTTTCACTACATGCGGTTGCATTGACATCCTTCACCGTTTTCCAAGTATTTATATATGAG CGAGGAATCCAGAAAGTTTCCAAAGTTTGCATATCAATTACTGCTATTGTCTGGACTGCTGCTATTGTTTGCCTCATTATTGCTTGGCCAAAAAGTGACTGGCTTTGGCTTATTGACGTGTTCAA TTCTATACAAGTTGGTATGACAGCAATCAAGTACATTCCTCAG GCCATCATGAACTTCAGGCGGAAGAGCACAATTGGTTGGAGCATTGGCAACATTTTACTTGACCTCACGGGAGGGGTGCTGAATTTTGGTCAGATGGGTGTGCAATCTATAGATCAAC ATACGATGGTAAATTTCTACGGAAATATTGGGAAAACCCTGCTTTCATTG GAGACGGTTTTCTTCGATGTTCTATTCATAATTCAGCACTATGTGCTGTACCCTGCCAAAAAGGATGAGAATGGTAAGGCAATCATTTCTGAAAGGGTAGCCCCTCTTATCAGGCCGTCTGACAAGCCTGAAGAAGATAATGTATGA